In Bombus affinis isolate iyBomAffi1 chromosome 8, iyBomAffi1.2, whole genome shotgun sequence, the following proteins share a genomic window:
- the LOC126919401 gene encoding uncharacterized protein LOC126919401: MPHRISIIAVPDKFAKGVRKDSNEVSQKQKSADFEAAIAAAGYGKFQYLLLLAIIPVSWATSIDSSSVAMILPSAECDLQMTFVQKGVLNAIIYVGMISSGFLWAYIADVKGRRAVFLYGYIADSICNFLSGFSQNFWMLVSFKFLSGFIISGPHASIVAYTSEFYGKKERGRISLIVGFAITSGNIVSAVLAFIIIPQRWSIVLWDGAFVYNSWRLFLSVCGVPMLVGVICLFLFPESPKFLMSQGHTEEALKVFKIIYSTNTGKSAEEYPIQYLENELPKEGNDNDYDGKIEKKAIFFTPHLNRILLVTAMQFGSMYTTNTIRMWQPQLFTILGNFDPVNHNLTEGHKSTFCDILDFFSAVDETSAAIEENVNCTNIVVSESVYVNTIIITAFGGILILLSSLLVNILKYKTLLYISYGVSFICIVYLNWSPDTLLTLILTSVFIGLTNTTHNIIIAVTVIMFPTSLRAIAVSLVMSVGRIGSVIGNLVFPILLAQGCLAPIIQLACLILLCSIFTCFLPSTKKAK; the protein is encoded by the exons atgccACATAGAATTAGCATCATTGCTGTTCCGGATAAGTTTGCCAAAGGGGTTAGAAAAGATTCAA ATGAAGTGAGTCAAAAGCAGAAGTCTGCGGATTTTGAGGCAGCCATTGCCGCAGCTGGTTatggaaaatttcaatatcttcTCTTACTGGCGATTATTCCAGTATCATGGGCAACCAGTATCGACAGTTCCAGTGTCGCGATGATTCTTCCCTCTGCAGAATGCGATTTGCAAATGACATTCGTTCAAAAGGGTGTGCTAAACGCCATCATATACGTAG GAATGATTTCTAGTGGTTTTCTATGGGCTTACATAGCGGATGTTAAGGGCAGGAGAGCCGTTTTTCTTTATGGCTATATAGCTGATAGTATTTGTAACTTCCTGTCAGGGTTTTCACAGAATTTTTGGATGCTTGTATCTTTCAAATTCCTTAGTGGTTTCAT AATAAGCGGTCCCCATGCTTCCATCGTGGCCTACACTTCCGAATTTtatggaaaaaaagaaagaggaagaattTCATTGATCGTCGGTTTTGCCATTACATCTGGAAATATCGTAAGCGCAG TGCTGGCGTTCATCATCATTCCACAACGCTGGTCCATCGTCCTGTGGGACGGTGCGTTTGTGTACAATTCCTGGAGACTTTTTCTTTCCGTCTGTGGAGTACCAATGTTGGTCGGCGTTATTTGTCTCTTCCTGTTTCCGGAAAGTCCAAAGTTTCTCATGTCACAGGGTCATACGGAGGAAGCGTTGAAAGTTTTCAAGATAATTTATAGCACCAATACGGGAAAATCCGCGGAAGAATATCCG ATACAATATTTAGAAAACGAACTTCCTAAAGAAGGAAATGATAACGACTACGATGGAAAAATAGAGAAGAAGGCAATTTTCTTTACTCCACATTTAAATCGAATTCTCTTGGTCACAGCCATGCAATTTGGTTCAATGTACAC AACCAACACGATTCGTATGTGGCAACCTCAACTTTTCACGATACTAGGAAATTTCGATCCAGTGAATCATAATCTAACAGAAGGACATAAATCGACATTTTGCGATATCTTGGATTTCTTCTCTGCCGTAGACGAAACTTCCGCAGCCATTGAAGAGAACGTGAACTGTACAAAC ATTGTCGTGAGTGAGTCTGTTTATGTGAATACGATCATTATAACTGCCTTTGGAGGTATTCTCATTTTATTGAGTAGCTTACTAgtgaatattttgaaatacaaaACCTTACTGT ATATTTCTTACGGAGTATCATTCATATGTATAGTTTATTTGAACTGGTCGCCTGACACATTACTAACACTAATTCTGACGAGTGTGTTTATTGGATTGACAAACACTACCCACAATATAATTATTGCTGTAACCGTCATTATGTTTCCAACTTCTCTAag AGCGATCGCAGTGAGTCTGGTGATGTCGGTCGGAAGAATAGGGTCAGTGATTGGGAACCTTGTCTTCCCAATTTTACTGGCTCAAGGATGCTTGGCACCCATTATCCAGTTGGCGTGCTTGATATTAC TTTGCTCCATTTTTACGTGTTTTCTTCCGTCGACCAAGAAAGctaaataa